The genomic DNA ATTTGTTTGACTTTCTTTAATTTTTCAGGGTCAATCCCTTTCTCGGAATTACCGTAGCGCACACCCTTTCCCATATGTATCTCATGTACCCCGGTTTGTTCGATGAATGCTTGTAAATTCGACAGGTTCAACCCACTACCCGCCATAATCGCGATGCCCGTTCCCTCTGCATGTTCAACAAGCTTCTTGAAATGATGGATGGCCTTCGGGGCAGCGACCGCGCCCCCAGAAGTAAGTATTCGTTTGATTTGGGGAAACTGTAGCAGTCGTCTCAGTGAGGCGATTTGATCAGCCACCTCATCAAACGCTCTATGAAATGTCACATCAAGGCCTTGAACCTCTCTCAATAGACTTAGCATATTTTCTTCATCAATATGCTTTTCTTCTGTCAAAGCACCTATGACAATCCCATTCCCATTTAACTGTTTA from Tuberibacillus sp. Marseille-P3662 includes the following:
- a CDS encoding copper homeostasis protein CutC yields the protein MLLEVIATNVDEARVAAQNGADRIELIDCMEVGGVTPRPELIEEVIQAVNIPVNVMIRPHPLSFRYDPNDFETMNRDMKRVKQLNGNGIVIGALTEEKHIDEENMLSLLREVQGLDVTFHRAFDEVADQIASLRRLLQFPQIKRILTSGGAVAAPKAIHHFKKLVEHAEGTGIAIMAGSGLNLSNLQAFIEQTGVHEIHMGKGVRYGNSEKGIDPEKLKKVKQIVSFVDSNAFKKH